From Solanum stenotomum isolate F172 chromosome 2, ASM1918654v1, whole genome shotgun sequence:
CTGATTCTTTAACTGAACCTTGCTTTCCAATTAAATGACAGGGAGAAATTGGATATCTAAGTGCAGAGGATTGCCGACTTGATTGCTGCATAAGGTTTGATAACAACTTGTCATCAATGAGGGACATGTTTCTGATTTTTCTTACTTTATGAATGTGAAATGATATTCAATACAGGGAAAAACTAGAGCAAATAAGGACCCTGGAATCTGATGTGAATTGTCAGAAGTATGCCTCTTTTTCTCCTGATGAAATTCTTTCTATTCTGAAAATGTGATCAGTTTCTTAAATTCATCTGATTCGACTCTTCAGGAGCCTCTTTCTGACTGAGGAAGATATCAGAAGGTTGCCTCATTTCAGGGTATGTAACACCCATCTTACATATGTTATTCGTGATGCTGTTTCAGTTCTCTATAATGTTTGTGGCGTATATCACAGGATAAAACTCTCATTGCTATAAAAGCTCCATATGCTAGTTCTATTGAAGTTCCTGATCCATGTGAGGTGAGTAACCATGGTCTTTGGCAATATGCAAATTACAGACAATATGCTAGACTCTGATcccttatttttgttaatagGATATTGATTTGGAGAGGCAGTATAAGCTTATTCTTAGAAGCACAACAGGGCCGATAGATTTGTTTCTCTTGAGGTATCTCCACTACATGACTAGCTTCTCTGCTTTTGTAACCACCGGATGTATGTATAGCTTGGTTGGTTCATTACTTCTCTTTGCGTAGTAGTCTTCCGTTAAAATGAAAgcgatttttttttactgtacaagcaaaaaaaagaaagaacgaAACTTCAAGGCCCAATTAACTGACATAATTATCAACAAATGCAGCAAACAGGGTAGGCAGCATGAGGACATAACCGTCAAACATGAGAAGCCCTTGGATGCAGTGTCTGCTGCAAAAAAGATGGATGATGCTTGCCCATCCCCAGTACATCCTTGCTCTTTAGATTCAACAGCCTCAAAGCTCTCGGGTGTTCATAAAATAATACCTTCTCATAACAGTGTAAGTATATATAACTGAACCCCTCTATTCCCCTTCTGATTTATTGGTAGCTCTTCCTGTATTGCATAAGTTGAAATGTATGTGAATCAATGTGTGGTTAAACACCATCTGCCTTGTTGTTTTGAAGTGACAAAGTAATTCGAAGCAAAGGGCAATCTCTTTTTGAATATTAACAGGCAAAGTAATCCAAATAATAAGCAGTCACTTCTTGTAACAATAGTTTTTCTATAGTACTGAATTCATATTAAAACACTGATTATAATCCACAACATGTTCTTCCCCTAAACTGCAGATAGATGATGATTACTGGTTGCGCTCGGAGGAGGAAGTCAGCGCTACTGCTCTGTGGGGCATTGAATAATCTTAAAAATGGAGTGGCCTGGTTACAAACTCCATATATGGATACCAGAAGATATACACAAATAAGGCTTCTTATAAACCTGTAAATATCTTTTGAAGCTAAAAAGCTTTACATATCTCTAGCCAGATTATAGTAAGAAATAACTGGTTTTACCTTACAGTTATGCGGTTCACAGGAATATCAGTCTTAAGATTAACCAATGTTGGGAATTGGGACTAGCCTTAGATATGACTTCATTGGACAAGTTTTGTTGGCTGTTATGGTATTGTTGCTTGCCAGCAGCATATGCTAAACATTGAATGATTCTGGGTAATATTGAAGTGAACGGTGATATTTAGACAATTTTGTGAATCTTAAATATCTAGCCTTTATATAGTTACTGTGAATGGCTTATAGTATGTTTACATTTGTTCCGTTTTCAGTTAACGAGATTAGAATGTAAGGTGTTATGTCAACGCTTTTTTTCTTTGACTTGCCCTTCCAAATATTTTTTGCCTATTGATTGGCCTTGGGATTTTAAAGGCGATTTGAGGCAAAATTATAGTGCAGAAGCGAGTAGAAGCGGACAGAGTTTGGGCCAAATTGAAATACAAACCTTTTGGATTATGGACTGGactttgtattttaattttgagatatatgtattttgGAATGGATTTCGGTTTCAGTTCTACCCATATCACATGTGTCTAATGCCAATAAGTCAAATTTCCAAAAGTCCAATAGATTAGTACCCTATGAAACATTAGGGGTCGTTTTGGATTATGGATTGAactttagattttattttaaaaattatatggattttggatcggattggatttcagattcaGTTCTATCCATATCATGTCGTCCAATGCCAATAAGTAAAATTTCCAAAAGTCCAATAGATTAATACCTTATAATGGTGTATtaagtttaaaatgaaattacacAATATGGgcgatagaatgatctcaatcctTGTTAATGGTTGAAAGTTATTCATTTTAAGGACCAAACTATCATATTGAGGTAATTAATTGTTGTGGCCTAACTATCATATTGAGATAATTAATTGTTGTGACCTGACTTAAAAGGCTCAAAAGTCAAAACCTAAAGggaaaagagtttgaaatatatccgaactttgacTGAAATTGTtattacgataccaaactttggaaaggaccttttatcccctgtactatttaatagtgtagtttaaaggtatatatatgcccacgtggacataaaaaataatgcataattataaatagtaatatatccacgtggacacatatatacctttaaaatacactattaaatagttcaggggtaacaacaatttcggccaaagttggagtatttttcagacccttttcccaaatttgaaatatccAAACCAATTAACCCAAAATCGAATTTAAAAATCTTATTCGAGTTAATTTGGATTGCAATTTCTTCAATCCTAGACTAGAATgtaaaattcaaattgaaattttcatACCAAATCCGAACGTCCACCCTTACAAGCAACAATCTACCAGGGAGAATGAGTAGCCAATCAACCATCAACTCAGGTATTATGACAACATTTACTCTTCAAGTAATAGCAATCTCAGAGCTGACACACCAATTGAAATAAGAAAAGTAGTGAAAAAATCAATCTAACAAACAAGAGGAGAAGAGTTAAGGTAAAGAGATACAGTAAAAGAAGCCCAGTCCCATTCCAATTACCATACAGTACATCAACAAAGCCATCTCAAGAACCAGATGTTTATATGTATGTACAGTGATCCTCTAAGATAACTCTTAACTTCATAGATTCATGATCATTTTCCCACCTTAACACAAGGAATAATGAACTACTCTCCAATCGTTGAGCACAAACGTACGTACTTTAATTTGGATGTTTAATAATGAATTGTAATTGCATCTGGCAATCCTACACACTCTACCCTTATACTTTTCAAGCCATGCTAAAAAATCATGGACAACAGTAATGAATGAACTAAGATATGCCAGATGTATGGGGTTAAGTATTTGATGACACAAATCAAGGGTTGTTTGAGGTCCTTGTCTTTCTTGATCTGGCGCGTGTTACTCGGACTGCTTCATCCAATACTGTCTCAGTAGGAGGGTTAACACTTTCAGTGGCCGAGGAAGGCACAGAATCAATCTGCACCACTCGAGTTTCAACAGACGTGGAAGGTTTCGTGATTTCAGCAAGGGCTCTGGATGGAGATGCTTTTTGTGTGTTCAGAGACGTAGCTACAGTTGAAACCAGTGATTTGGAGGGAGTTGTTTTTTGTGCATTTGCAGCTGCAGTGGAAGCCGGTGGAGGACCTTTGGAGGATCCTGCCTCTTCTGCTGAATCTGCTTCATCTTCGCTTGAAGATTCAGAAGACGCACGGGGTGCTTGTTCTTCAGCCTGTACTTGTGTTGCTGAAGCAGATGATCTGCGATTTAGTGATGCTGTGGGTTGACGACCTCTACTGCTTTGCCTTTGTGGCTGCAATTTTGAAAGACAGCTCAAATTGATATTTAAAACTGGGATCAAATTCAGCTCTCACAATTTTACAGCTAATCAATAATAGACTACCAATTGAACATCGAAGACTCTTTTTTTAGAAGTGTTGTATTAATCTAAGCAACAAGTGctgtaaaatatttacaatagGGGCTACATTACTGAAAATGTCATGTTAAACACAGAAAACTCGTGAACTAGGTTAGGTTATAGTTCGTCTATTATTATCGTCattaatattttctctttttgatcAAGTAAAAAAGAAATGGGAATTATTCTTGTCTATTATTACGAGGGGAAAAGAAAAGCATGAATGGTGGTTTGTCTTTTAGCCAAAAAACACTGAAGCCACATAAAACATTTGTATGCAATTTTGTACAGTTAACTCTAGGTGGGGAAGTCATGCAGTCGACAAGAGACCGCATGAAAAGTACACAGGTCACCAGCAACAAAATTTCCCCTTAGATTCTAACCCCTATATATTCCAACATACAGCTAAAAGTAACTTCCCTGGCTGGAAAATTAATTAGCGAATCCAAATTAGAATGACAAACACAAACAAATCCACACAGCAAAGCATCAGAAAATGCAACAGTTCGTTATCTGTAATCTGGCTATCACCTACACTGAACCCCCAACCTCCCCACTGCTAAGTCTAAAAAGATTCAACCTATCTAGTATTCACAAGCATGTGTTATATATTAAGAGTCTGATGAATAATCACTCCTTAACCTTCAAATCAGCACGGAAAGTTAGAGAAGGACTTTGTGGAGTTGCATCGCAACACAGCTGTATGGATTCATAAGCATGCAAACTCTAAAATGAATAAGATCTTCAAATGTCAAACAGCTAAGACTATCATTTAGTAAAGAGCATGTTTGAAATGCTGAAAATGATTGGGCATGCATATAAACTCTGAAACACATCTTAATGAAAACCTGAGTGGGGGGAGGTGGATTTGACTGCGAAGCAATGTACTGCAAAATGTCGAAAACCCTCGTCTGACCATAGCTAGCAGCTTTCTGCCAGTATAAAAAGAACATATCTCCTGCTCTGGTCCTCAACTCCAACAAATTTTTATCAATCTCAGGTTCATGCCTTAAAATCACGGGTTTAAAAAAGGCATCATACACATATGTAGTTCCCTGCAGTAATTTTATGATAAGATGAAGAACTAATTAGATTAATATGAAACTGAAACCGACCAAAGACAGAATATTTGTTTTTCAATAGAGCGATATATATGAATACCTTAGTTTTGGGGCACCACAAGTAAATGACGAATGCCAGCTTAGCTTCACTGTACATTGGAACCCTTGAAAAGAACAAAGTATCACATAAAATAAGAGAATATTAACACCAACatgaatatttcaaaatataacaaGCTGGAGTATCAAAAATACGATCTGAACAAACAAGTTCATTGTGATTACCATGAAATAAAAGCATCACCGAACCTCTCACAAATTGTCAACATAGCAACTAAGATCCTGAAAAATTGGAGGAACAAGAAAGTTAGAATCGAGATCCACAACAAGATACATTGAGGTCTAAAAAGCAAATGTAGCAAGATACCAATATTGGCACCAAAAGCGGAGTTGCTGAATATCAGGTTTGTTCATTTCCACAGTTTTGAAGCATTCATAAGCTGGATAAGCATAACCAAAAACCATCCTGCATGAGGAACACCAAAGATCAAAGCTTTAAAAACTCAAGAAATAGAAAATCCACGACTACTAGTCTATAAAAAGTAATCCAAATCCGAAATTTACACAAGCACTCTGGTGATAAAAGATCCAATCATCTTGAATTCCTGACACAGAAAAACGATAGCACTAGTTAAAACAAGCTCTACTATCAACACAATTCAGGAGATAATGCATCAGGGGAACTAATCTTAGAATGATCGAAACGAAACTGAGTACAAATGAAACCGAATGGATATAGATGACTTCATATAGCTACccatttaacttaaaaattgagctgatactacaacaacatacacagtgtaatcccacaagtggagtctgTCAAAAGTAGGATGTACACAAACGTTACCCCCCCTTTTGGGGGTAGAGAAGCTGTTTCCGATAGAAACTCAGCTCAATTTTGTTGTATGAAAATGAATATCAAAATTGCAAATGACTTGAAAACGCAGCAAAACACTaaaacaatttcatttttttcttcccaTCTGCTTTATCACTCATTGTTTATAGCAAGACTGAAAAAAATCCCCAAAAAGTTGAAACTAAAACAATGTCAAACAAACAGTATATCTTCAGAAGTatctaaaaacataaaagacAAAATATGAGATCccaaaaatgataaaattaaaaataaattaagttaaaTAGTAAATTACAAACAGAAGAAGAGCAAAAACCTCTGTAACAAACCGATCAGTACCTTTTGCTGATCAATCCAAAGCAAACACCGGTAAACTGACTAGAAAATCCGGCGAATTGGCCGTTACTTAAAGCAAAGCAGGCAAGTAAACGGAGTTAATTTTTCAGATGTTGGTGGCACCGCCGCAGTACTCCGGCGAACCGTTGCGATGTCGGCGGAAGAGaggtgtgtgagagagagataCGGGGGTGGTAGATTGTGTCGTTTTGGATTTTCTCAAACcattttattgagtttaaatTTTACGGGTGGGCATttaaaatggattttttttagttcctaattttttatttatttttatttgcaaaaaaaaataaaaaatcttacaattttttttttttcttagtttttataAAATGAGAGGCTAATCAAGATAGAAATGGAATTTGTATTTGGATATGAGTTTCACTTGAAAATTAAATTGCGTGATATTCACAAATTTATaagtgaaaaatataaaattctaaGTAATGTATACTGTTAAATTTGTTACTCAATATTTCTCTTGAAGTTCAAAtactaaaattataatttataaatattttaggaAGGACGGACAATAATATTTAtgagttttgtttctttttagcttac
This genomic window contains:
- the LOC125856456 gene encoding putative HVA22-like protein g, whose protein sequence is MIGSFITRVLVMVFGYAYPAYECFKTVEMNKPDIQQLRFWCQYWILVAMLTICERFGDAFISWVPMYSEAKLAFVIYLWCPKTKGTTYVYDAFFKPVILRHEPEIDKNLLELRTRAGDMFFLYWQKAASYGQTRVFDILQYIASQSNPPPPTQPQRQSSRGRQPTASLNRRSSASATQVQAEEQAPRASSESSSEDEADSAEEAGSSKGPPPASTAAANAQKTTPSKSLVSTVATSLNTQKASPSRALAEITKPSTSVETRVVQIDSVPSSATESVNPPTETVLDEAVRVTRARSRKTRTSNNP